The genomic region CGGGGTGCCGCCGCGCACCAGCCGCCCGCGGCTCAGGATGTGAAGCTGGTGCAGGAAAATGGGGACCAGGTCGACGCTGTGGGTCGCCATGACGATGGTGACGCCCTGCTCCTTGTTGAGCCGGGTCAGGAGCTCCATCATGCGGTACTCCCCCATCGGGTCGAGCCCGGCGGTCGGCTCGTCCATAAGCAGGATCTCGTGTCCCATGGCGAGAAGACCGGCGATGCAGACCCGCTTCTTCTGGCCGTAGCTCAGGTTGTGGATCCCCTTGGCGGCGAACTCGGCCATGTCCACGCTGGCAAGTGCCTGCTCCACCCGGCTCCGCACCTCGGCCTCGGCGCATCCCATGTTGCGTGGGCCGAAGGCGGTGTCCTCGAAGACGTTGCTGGCGAAAAGCTGGTCGTCGGGATTCTGGAACACGAGCCCCACCTTGCGGTAGATGTCCCGGGGGTGCAGGCGCAGCACGTTGTCACCGTCCAAAAGGACCTCGCCCTGGTACCCCTTGATCAGCCCGTCCATGACCTTCAAAAGGGTGGTCTTGCCGGAACCGTTGGAACCCAGGATGCCGGTGAACTCTCCCCTTTTCACGGCCAGGCGGATGTCGGAGAGGGCGACGGTGCCATCGGGGTACTTGTAGCTCTGGAGGTCGACGGAGATTCTTGTGTCCACGTTTGATCCTTTTTTACACGCTGCTTCTGAGGGCGATCATCGCCAGGATGAACAGGAGGGCGGAGGCGACCTCGGTCAAACGCAGGGGCCTTTGCAGCGTCATGGGCATGTCGCCGTCGTAGCCGCGCTGCACCATCGCGGTGGTGATGCTCTGGCTGTTGTCGAAGGCCTTGATCACCAGCACCCCGGCGAGGGTCCCGAACGAGGAGAGGGAGCGCCGGTAGCCGACGTAGCCCAGGCGGTTCTTCTGCGCGTTGTAGACCACCTGCGCCTCCTCGAGGAGCAGGAAGAGGTAGCGCCAGGCGAAGAGTGCCACGTCGACCAGGACCTGGGGCACCCTGAGCCAGGAGAGCGCGGCCATCAGGTCGGTGAACGGGGTCGAGAAGCCGACCACGGCAAGGAGCGATACACCCCCCAGAATGCGGCTCGCAATGAGCACCCCTTCTTTCAGCCCCTCCCGGTAGGCGGCAAGCTCGTAGCCTGCGACGCCGAACGAGAAAAGAGGGTCGCTCCCGGAAAAGAACATCTTCAGCAGGAGGACGGTGGCCGCGATGAAGAGCGGCTCGGAAAAGCGCAGGGCGAGGAGGCGCCAGGTCGTTCCGATGTAGCGGCAGAGGGCGAGGCTTGAGACCGAGACCAGCAGCGGGAAGGCGACGCCCCGGCAGCTGATTACCATGACCAGCAGCGCCAAGGCGCAGAGGAGCTTCACCCTGGGGTCGATGCGGTTGACCGGGTGAGAGGCGTCGCAGATATGCGCCTTCAGGTGGTGCATCGCCATCTTACTTGTCCTTCCCCGTCAGCTGGCGCCAATAGTACCCGGCTGCGAAACCGGCGACCACGCCCCCCACCAGGAACCCGAAAAGGAGGAGGTCACCGGAGCCCGGCTCGATCAGCGGTGCAGTTGCCTCGCGTCCGTGCTCCCTGGCGATCTTCTCCACCACCGCCTCGTCCACCCCTTCCCAGGACTTGGGCGCCAGGGTGAAGAAGTAAAACGCGAACAAAAGCGTCGGGAGCAGCACCAGGTGCATCAGCAGTATCTTCCACTTCCTTCTGCGTTCAGGCATGGGCAGGGAGCTCCTTTTCCGTTATTACCCGCATCTTCACCAGGAGATCGGGACGTTTGCGGTACAAAAGCGTGACCATCCCCGCCGTGATGACACCTTCCAGTATCCCCAGAGGCAGCTGGGTTGGCAGGAAGGCGAGCACCACCTTGACGAAGAGCGGCGTAAAAGACGCCTCACCCCGGATGCCGAGCGACAGGATGAGCGCGGTTGCGGCGTAGGTCGCCCAGTCGGCGAGAAGTCCGGCGACGAACCCGGCGACGGCGAGGCTTCCCCCCAGGCGCCGGGCGCCACGAAAGGCGAGCCACCCGGCAAAGGAGCCCACCACCCCCATGGAGAAGGTGTTGGCGCCCAGCGTGGAGAGCCCGCCGTGGGCGAGGAAGAGCGCCTGGATCAGCAGCGAGACCGCGGCGATCAGCACGCTGACCAGAGGTCCCACCAGGATAGCGGCAACGCCGGTGCCGCAGGGATGCGAGCAGGTCCCGGCGGTCGGGACCGGGATCGGCATGCAGGAGATGATGAAGACCACCGCAGCCAAAAGACCCACCAGCGGCTTGAGGGAAAGGTCCTCGCGCGAGATGGCGTTCAGGCGCCTCACCCCGAGGGCGACGAAGGGGGCCAGCACCAGATACCAGAAGGCGGCCCAGTGGAAAGGGAGTATCCCTTCGGAGATGTGCATGGCGAAGGCCGGGGTGGCGGAGAGAAGCGGCAGCGCAACCAGCGTCATCAAGCCGAATCCCACCCGTCCACCTTTTTTCAAAACTCCCCTCAGCATCAGATCTTGTCACCCCGCAGGTCGCCCGCGAAGATCTTGCCAGCGCCGCGTGAGGCGCAGAAGTCGCCGCACATGGTGCAGGTCTGCTCGTCTTCGGGGACGCGGCTCTTCCTGATGGCGGCGGCGTCCTCGGGGAACAGGGCGAGCTCGAACTGGCGCTGCCAGTTGAGGTCCCTCCTCGCCTTGCTCATCTCCTTGTCACGCTCCCTCCCCTTTTCGGGGTACTTGTTCATGTCGCCGATGTAGGCTGCGATCTTAGCGGCCTTCACCCCCATCCGGACGTCCTCCTCGTTGGGAAGTGCCAGGTGCTCGGCCGGGGTGATGTAGCAGATCAGGTCGGCGCCATAGCGCGAAGACTGGGCGGCGCCTATCGCCGCGGTGATGTGGTCGAAGCCGGGGGCGACGTCGGTGGCTATCGGCCCCAGCATGTAATAGGGGGCGCCGCCGCTCATCCGCTTTTGCAGCTTGATGTTTCCCTCGACCTCGTCGAGAGGCACGTGTCCCGGCCCCTCCACCAGCATCTGGCACCCCATGTCGCGCCCCAACTCGGCCAGCTCGCAGTTGATCAAAAGCTCCTGGATCTGCGCACGGTCGCTGGAGTCGTGGATGGCGCCGGCCCGAAGACCGTTTCCGAGCGACAGCACCGTGTCGTAGCGCTTCAGGATCTCCACTACGCGGTCGAATTTCTCGTAGAGCGGATTTTCCCGGTTGTTGGCGATCATCCAGGCCGCCATGCTCACCCCCCCCTTGGAGACAAGGCCACCGTAGCGGTACCCCTGCTTCCTCAGGCGCTCCAGGGTGTAGAGGTTGATGCCGCAGTGCACCGCCATGAAAGCCATGCCGTCGGCGCACTGCCTCTCGATGATGTCGAAGAGCATCTCCTCGTCGAGCTTGTTGGGGTCGCCGTACTTCCTGGCCGCTTCGCAAAAGGCTTGGTAGAGCGGAACATTGCCTACCGGGAGGTCCACCGCCGCGATCACCTCGCGCCGCACCCGGTCCAAGTCGCCGCCGACGGAGAGTTCCATCAGGGTGTCGGCCCCGGATTCCTGCGCCGCGAGCCCCTTCTTCACCTCGGCCTCGTAGTCGATGATGTCGGAGGAGGTCCCGATGGAGGCGTTCACCTTGGTCCTCAAGCCGACACCGATCCCGGCCACCTTGGGCTTTCTGACGTGGTTCCAGGGGATCACTATCTGTCCCAGGGCCACCTTTTCCCGGACGTAATCCGGCGTCAAATGTTCGTCTAAAGCGACCTGCGCCATCTGCGGGGTGGTGATGCCGGCACGCGCCGATTCTATCTGCGTCATCAAGTAAGGCTCCTTTTGCGGTATGCCCTTGCCTCTCCCACGAAATGAGGAGCCAGGTCAGGCGAGCTGCCGAAGTGTAGATGTATGTACGAGGCGAGGCAATTCTTGTAGCGGTACCCTTCCGGCGCGAGATCAACTCCCTTGCGGGTGACCCGGTACAGGCGCTCCACGTCGGGGGGCATCTCTTCCATCTCGGAATAGTGGAACTCGTGGCCGCGGGCGATGCTCCCCCTGCGGCCGATGATGCAATCTTCCAGCAACTCCACCTCGCGGTACCCGAGCGCCTTGCGGCGCGGCAGCATCCGGCTCTGCACCGGGAAAATGCCGGCAAAGCTGTGGGTTTCCTCTTCCGCGGCGACCCCCTGGGTCAGGTAGATGAACCCTCCGCATTCGGCGTAGACGGGCATCCCCCCCTCCACCGCCGCGCGGATCTCTTCTTTCAAAGGTTGGTTGGCGGCAAGCCGCGCCGCGAAGAGCTCAGGGTAACCGCCGGGGAGGTAGATGCCGCCGATATCTTCCGGAAGCGAGCTGTCGGCAAGCGGGGAGAAGTAGCAGAGCTCGGCCCCGCTTTGCTCCAGAAGCCGCAGGTTGTCCTCATAGACGAAGCAGAAGGCGGCGTCCCGCGCCACCGCGATCCGCACCCGCTCCGGGTCGGCCGAGGCGCTTACGGCAGCTGGCGCGGCATCTTCCCAAAGCCTGTCAACGTCCAGGTCCAAGAGCGCGTCGAGGTAAAGGTGATGTTCCACGACCTCTACCAGGTGGTCCAGGAAGGAATCCGAAAGAGGGTTGTCCTCCGCCGTCACCAGCCCCAGGTGGCGCGACGGGATGCCGAGTGCGGGGTCCCTGGGGAGGCAGCCGATCACCTGCACGCTTGGCAACGCAGCGGCCAGCGCCTCCCGCAGGATGCGTTCGTGGTTCTCGCTGGCGACGTTGTTGAAGATGACGCCGGCCACCCGGAGCGCCGGATCGAAGCAGGCGAAACCGTGCACCAGCGCTGCGGCGCTTCTCGCCTGGCTGCGCGCGTCCACCACGAGGACCACCGGTGCGCGAAGTTCCTTTGCTACCTGCGCGCTGCTCCCTGATTCGGAGATCCCGTCGATCCCGTCGAAGAGCCCCATTGCCCCCTCGACGACGGCGATGTCCGCAGCGGCCGCATGGTGCAGGAAGCTCTCCCTCAGGAAGCCGGGATCGCAGATCCAGCCGTCCAGGTTAACGGAGGGGACACCGGTCACCAGCCGGTGGTAGCCGGGATCGATGAAGTCCGGCCCGACCTTGAAGGGGGCGACCTTGAGGCCGCGCCTTTTCAGGGCGGCCATGATCCCCAGGGTCACGGTGGTCTTCCCGCAGCCGCTGGAGGGGGCCGCTATGACGATGCGCTTCGTCACCACGCCGTTAGCCGTTCACCAACTGCACCACCGTGTTGCCATCGGCGTAGTAATCAATCAGGTTCATGCCGCAGTACTGCTGGTCGATGCTGAAAAAGGATGAAAGGGGCGCGCCTATGGCATCCATGAGGATGATCCGGTTCACTCCCCCATGTGCCACCACCAGCACCTCCTCCCCCCTGTGCCTCGCCACGATCTCCTTCAGGGCGGGAAGCACCCGTCCCGCCAGATCCCCCAGACTCTCCCCCCCCGGCGCGCGGAAATGCTCCAGGTCCGCCAGCCGCGCGGCCCACTCGTCGGGGCGGTCCCGCTGGATATCGGTCACGGAAAGCCCCTGCCACTCCCCGCAGTTGAGCTCCCTGAACTGCGGCACCTTCCTGGGCTCCACGCCGAGGTAGGGGCCAAGGATCTCGCCGCCGCGGACGGTCCTTATGAGGTCGCTGGTGTAAAGGGCGCTGATCCGGTCCGGGTCGAGGCGCGGCTTCAAGAGCTGGTACTGCTCCTCCCCCCGCGCGGTCAGGCGCACGTCATACTGGCCGTTGTAACAATGCGGCCTTTCCACCTCGCCATGGCGGATCAGGTGCAGGCGTGTTCTCTCCATCATCTGCGGCTCCTATGCTCCTGCTCCCCCCTGACGCAAAAGTGCCAGGAGGACCAGCAGGAAAAAGATCTCGTTCAATTCGCTGGCGCAGCCGATCACGTCTCCGGTCACCCCACCGAGCCTTTGGTGCGACCATAGTTTCAGGCACCAGGTGAGGAGAAAGAGAAAGAGCAGGCATATCACGCCGGTCAACCCCAGCAGGAGATACCCAGCGACAAAGGTGAGAAGGCAGGCGACCATGAGCTGGGTGAGCCCGGCCCCTCCCACGAAGGCTGAACCCAGCCCGTCCTTTCTGGCCCGCTTCGCGCCCACCGTCATCTGCACCTGGGCACAGCGCGCCGCCATCGGGAAGAGGAAGAGCGCCTCCCGCTTGTACTGGAGCGGCACCGCCAAAAGCGCCTGGTACTTGAGCCCCAGCCCCAGCACCAGGGCAACCGCGCCTACGGCCCCGACGCGGGAGTCCTTCATGATCTCCAGGAAACGCTCGCGGGAGCCGCGGGCGGCGAGCCCGTCGGCTACGTCGGACAGGCCGTCCAGGTGCAGCGCCCCCGTCGCCACGCTCATCAGCGTGATCAGGACCAGGTCCCCGACGCTCCGGGGAAGGAGCGGGGCGAGGAGGTAGTCCACCCCCGCCAGGAGCGCCCCCAGGGCGAGCCCCACCAGGGGGAAGAAGGACATGGAGAGCCCCAGGTCCTCCTCCTCGCAGCGGACCGCGAAAGGCAGGGGGAGGATGGTGAGAAACTGGAAGGCGATCAGGAAAAGTCTCATCGGGTAATCTCCTAGGAGGAGGCCACTCCGGCCTCTTCAAAGGTCGCCATCTCGTTCAGGACCTTCACGCCTGCCTCGATGAGCCCCATGGCAAGAGCAGCGCCGGTCCCCTCGCCTAACCGCAGTTGCAGGTCGAGTATCGGCCTGGCGCCGATCCGCTGCAGCATCATCTGGTGGCCTATCTCCACCGAGTTGTGGGCGGCGAAGATGTACTCTTTGACGTTCGGATGCATCTCGCAGGCGATAAGCGCCCCCGCGGTGGAGATGAAGCCGTCCACGACGACCGGGATCCGGTTGGCGGCAGCACCGAGCACCAGCCCGGCGATGCCGGCGATCTCCAGCCCCCCCACCTTGGAGAGCACGTCCAGTGGGTCCTCCGGGTTGGGGCGGTTCAGGTCGAGGCCCGCCTGGATCACCTTGATCTTGTGCTCCAGCGCCTGGTCCCCGATCCCGGTGCCGCGATGGGTCACCTCGCGCACGCTGCAGCCGGCGAAGGCCGCGATGATGGCGGAGGAGGGGCTGGTGTTGCCGATCCCCATCTCGCCGGTCCCCACCATGGCGATACCCTCGGCCTTGGCGCGGTCCGCAAGGGCGATGCCGACCTCGATAGCGGCCACCGCCTCCTCGCGGGTCATGGCGCTTCCCTTGGCGAAGTTGCGGGTCCCTTTGGCGATCTTCTTGATGATGAGCCCTTCAGTCGGCTCGAAATCGTAATCGACCCCGACGTCTACCACCCGCACCTCTGCGCCCGCGTGACGGGCTAGGACGTTCACCCCCGCGCCTCCGCGCAGGAAGTTGAGCACCATCTGGGGGGTCACTTCCTTCGGGAAGAGGGAGACCCCCTCCTCCACGATGCCGTGGTCGCCGGCGAAGGTGAAGATGACCTTCCTTCCGATCTTGGGGGTGAGGTCGCCGGTGATGGCGGCGTAGCGGCGCGCCATATCCTCCAGGAGTCCCAGGGACCCCTGCGGCTTGGTCTTGTTGTCCAGCTTGGCCTGCGCCTGCGCCAAAAGCGCCTCGTCTAACGGCTGGATTTTAGCCAGCGCCGATTCCAGAAGTTCCATGGTTCCCTCCGTTGCATTAAAATTATTCTCTTTATTCCCTGCCGCTATCCCTTCAGCTTCAGCGGCAGCCCGGCGAAGCAGACATGCACCTCGTCCGCCCGCGCCGCGATCAACTCGTTCGCCTCACCGGAGAGGTCCCGAAAGGTGCGCGAGAGCGGGTGCTCGGGGACGATCCCCATCCCCACCTCGTTGGTGACGATGACCAGGGGGGTCTGCAAGCTCTTGAAGCTCTCGGTGAAACGCTCCACCCGCGACAGCGCCTCGGCAGCCCCTCCCTCGCAACTAAACAGCAGGTTCGAGAGCCAGAGTGTCACGCAGTCGAGGAGGATGACCTGAAAACGGCCGTCGTTGGCGCGGACCTTCTCCTCGACCTGCAGCGGCTCCTCCATGGTATGCCACTCCTCGCCGCGGCGCCCCTGGTGGCGCGCGATGCGCTCGGCCATCTCCGCGTCCCCCGCCTCGGCGGTCGCGAGATACCCGCGCATGGCGGGGTACCCCAGGGCGAGCGTCTCGGCGAACCTGCTCTTGCCGCTGCGGCTCCCGCCGGTCACCAGTACCACTTTGGACATAAAAAAACCCCCCTTCCGATGACGGAAGGCGGGTCAAAAATCGTGTCTATAAACGATTCCGGCTTAGCCCCTCTGCCACGGAGGTTGCGACAAGCGTTCATCCTGGCAGGTTTCCTGACTCACGGGTCATCTTACTCGCCGCGCCTTCCCGATTTTGTCAGTGGCGTAGTTGCGGCTTTCATAACCGTTCACAGTTGCGGGACAGCGAGGGATTCACACCCTCTTCCCTTTTAACCCCTCTCGGGGCACCCGGATGGTTCTTTATTCGATTACGGTCTGTTTACTAACAGAGCCGGCGGGGAAAGTCAATCAATAACCGGATCGAGCTGCGCCGGATCCTGCGGGATTTCCGCTGTTTCCGCCGCCTCAGGCGCGAGCAGCGCATCTATGCGGGCCCACACCGCGTCCTTCCCTTCCCTGGAGAGCGCCGAGAAGTAGTTTAGATCCTCCTTCTTCAGCTGCAGCTTCTCCATGATGACGGAACTCTGCTTGGCGCGTTCGTTCTTGGAGACCTTGTCGCACTTGGTGATCACGATGATGGGGGGGACGGAGAAGGCGCGCAGCCAGGCGAGCATCTGCTGGTCCTCTTCGGTCGGGGTCCTGCGGATGTCGAGGATCAGCACCACCCCGCGCAGGTTGCGGCGCTTGGAGAGGTAGGTCTCCATCATGGGGCGCCATTCCTTCTTGACGGCCAAGGGGACCTTGGCGTAGCCGTAACCGGGAAGGTCCACCAGCATGAAGTCGTCGTTCACCTGGAAGAAGTTGATCAGCTGGGTGCGGCCCGGGGTGGAGCTGGTGCGGACCAGGTTCTTCCGGTTCACCAGCACGTTGACCAGAGAGGACTTCCCTACGTTGGAGCGCCCGGCGAAGGCGATCTCGGGGAGGCTTCCCTCCGGATAATGGGAGGGTTTCGTGGCGCTTTTAATAAACTCGGTTTGCTTTACTATCAATGAGAGGACCTATCCCGTTTTTTCCGGGCAGTATAGCCCTCTGAGCCCCCCCTTTCAATCATTAAATCCCCGCTTGCCTTAAGCTAACGTTTTGGTATATTTTGGAACCTGACCGGCAACCGGCCCCAGCGAGGACACCTTAGGCATGAACAAAGAACTCGAAACAGCGATCATGAGCGCGGCCGATCTGCCGACCATTCCCATCGTAGCGATAAAGGTAATGCAACTGATCGAGAGCGACAGCGCCACGGCGGACGAGCTGGCTAAGATCGTTTCCTCCGACCCCGCCGTCGCAGCCCGGGTGCTCAAGATCTCCAACTCCTCCTTCTACGGCTGCCGCCGGCAGATCCAGACACTTTCCAGCGCCATCGTCATCCTCGGGTTCAGCACGCTCAGAAGCCTCGTTGTCGCAGCTTCCGTCAAACAGGTCTACAAGCCTTACGGGCTCACCGAGAAGATGCTCTGGGAGCACTCCTTCGCGGCCGGGCTCGCGGCAAGGATCATAGCCAACCGCACCCGCATCGCCAACGAGGAGGAGGCCTTCCTCGCCGGGCTGTTCCACGACATCGGCAAGATCATCATGAACACGCTGGACCGCAACAAGTTCCAGGAAGTCATGCAGCACTGTTACAACGAGGGGATCTCCTTCGGACAGGCCGAGCGGAGCGTCTACCCCTTCAGCCACGCCGAAGTGGGAGCGCACGTGATCAGGAAGTGGAACTTCCCGGAGATCCTCACCAGCGCCATACTGCACCACCATACGCTGGAATTCGACGAGTTCGAGGATCCGACCGTGGTGAACCTTACCGCCATCACCGCCCTGGCGAACCTGTTCTGCCTGAAGCTGGGCATCGGGATCCGGGAGCCGGAGGAGGATATCGATCTGGGGAGCTCGAAACCGGCCCAGATGCTGAAGATCGGTCCGGAGACCGCACAACAGTTGCTGGAGACCTTCGACAAGGCCTTCCAGGAAGACAAGGCCCTGTTCATCAGCTAGCATCAGGAGCCGGCTTTTTCCCCGCTGTCCGCCACCTCTTCCAGGGAACTGCGCCGCTTCGCCTCTTCGGAGATGCTGACGCTGTCCATCCCTTCGGACTTCCGGGACGGCTTCTCCCGCTTGCGCTGACGTTCCTGCCCACCCGCGTCCGGGTCGATCCTGATGCTACCCGGAATCCTGTCGACGACGTAACTCATGAGCGCACCTCCCCCCGCCGTTGCCGGCCTTGGCAAAGCATTGCCGCGCGGCATCTTAACAGCAACCAAACCCTAATGGAAGAGAATTAATCGAGATTCTTATCTGGACCTGACGCTGCCGGACATTCCCCTTGCCCAGCACACTGCAGCGCAGTATAATTCCCAGCTTAGCGAAATCTCATATGGGAAGGATCACATGAAACTCAATACCAAGCTGGTGATGATCATGCTCACCATGCTTATCGTGGCAACAGCGATGCTCTTCATCCTGAACCAGGTGAGCCAGAACGACCTGGTGGGGGAGATCCAGGAGAGCTCGACCGTGGTGTCGAAGGCGATCCAGCTAAGCGTGGAAGACCTGACCTCCGAGGTCGAATCATCGCGCCTGACCGAGTACCTCCAGCAGGCGAAGAGCAAAGGGGTCAACGAGATCAACATCATCAACAACGAGGGGGAGATCATCAACTCCTCGGATCCCGCCCAGGTCGGCAAGAAACGGGAAATCAAAAAGCTGGAGAAGGGGCTCAGGGCGTCGCGCCGCGGCGGCGGAGGGGGCTCGCTCAAGCCCTATGACCTGGTGGTTCCGGTCATCGTAGGGGACGAGCAACTCGGTTACGTGCAGGTGAACCTCCTTCTCGACAACATCCGCGACATCCAGCACGCCAACTTCGTCAGGCGGCTCGCCGCCACCACCATCGTGTTCATGATGGGGATGATACTGATCATCTACCTGGCGCGCCGCTACACACGGCCGATCCACCGGCTGGCTGCCGGGGTCAAAGACGTGTCGGGGGGGGACTTGAGCGTCACCTTCCAGGTGGGAAGCGGCGACGAGATCGGGGAGCTGGCCGAGAACCTGAACGAGATGGTGGAGAAGCTGAGGGAAAAGGAGCAGCTTGAAAAGCGCCTCTACGAGGCGGAGCACCTCTCCAAGGTGGGGCAGCTGGCAGCGGGTATCGCCCACGAGATCAGGAACCCGCTCAATTACATCAGCCTCGCCATCGACCACCTGAAGAGCGAATTCCTCCCATCCTGCCCCGAAAAGGCGCAGGAGCTGGATTCGATCGCCAACAACATCAAGGAAGAGGTGCGCAAGGCCAACTACATGGTGCTCAACTTCATGAATTACGGCCGCCCCTTGAAGCTGCGGCTGCAGCGGGTATGCTACCCTGAGCTCGTGGACAAGGCGATGCAGATCATGCAGGACCGGCTCGACGAGAGGGGGATCCAGGTGGTTCGGGAGATCCCCCAGGACCTGCCGCCGATGCTGGCGGACCCGGAGCTCATGCGCAACTGCCTCTGCAACTTCATCAGCAACAGCACCCAGGCGATGCCGGAGGGGGGGAAGCTGACCATCGGCGCCAGCATGGACCCGGATTCCGGCCTCTTCCGCCTCACCTTCAGCGACGAGGGAACGGGCATCGAGCCCCAGGACCTGGAGAAGGTCTTCCAGCCCTACTTCACCACCAAAGAGGCGGGGATCGGCCTGGGCCTCGCCATCACCGAGCGCATAGTGAGGGAGCACGGCGGCAGCATCACGGTTCAGAGCACCAAAGGGGAAGGGACCACCTTCTCGGTCACCCTCCCGGCAGCAGCGGCGTAAAGGCCGCCCCGCCCCCCTGTCCAGACGGGGGCAAGAAAAGAGCAAGGAGTCGCAATGAGTGGCAGCATCCTGATAATCGACGACGAGAAGGGGCAGAGGGACATCCTCAGCGCCATACTCACCAAGATGGGGTACAAGATCGACACCGCCTCGGGGGGGGAAGAGGCGCTGCAGCAACTGCAGCACCGAGAGTTCGACCTCCTCCTCACCGACCTCAAGATGCAGGGGATTTCGGGGATGGAGCTCCTGGAGCGGGTCCTGACTGAAAACCCGTCCCAGTGCGTGGTGATGATGACAGCCCACGGCACCATCGACTCCGCCGTGGAAGCGATGAAGAAGGGGGCCTTCGACTACCTGGAAAAGCCGCTGGAGCGCGAGGACCTGATCCTCACCGTTCAGCGGGCGTTTGAGCGCATCGGGCTTTTGAAGGAAAACAAGGCGCTGCACAAGAAGCTCGCGGAGACCAAAAGGCTTCCC from Citrifermentans bremense harbors:
- the yihA gene encoding ribosome biogenesis GTP-binding protein YihA/YsxC is translated as MIVKQTEFIKSATKPSHYPEGSLPEIAFAGRSNVGKSSLVNVLVNRKNLVRTSSTPGRTQLINFFQVNDDFMLVDLPGYGYAKVPLAVKKEWRPMMETYLSKRRNLRGVVLILDIRRTPTEEDQQMLAWLRAFSVPPIIVITKCDKVSKNERAKQSSVIMEKLQLKKEDLNYFSALSREGKDAVWARIDALLAPEAAETAEIPQDPAQLDPVID
- a CDS encoding HDOD domain-containing protein, which codes for MNKELETAIMSAADLPTIPIVAIKVMQLIESDSATADELAKIVSSDPAVAARVLKISNSSFYGCRRQIQTLSSAIVILGFSTLRSLVVAASVKQVYKPYGLTEKMLWEHSFAAGLAARIIANRTRIANEEEAFLAGLFHDIGKIIMNTLDRNKFQEVMQHCYNEGISFGQAERSVYPFSHAEVGAHVIRKWNFPEILTSAILHHHTLEFDEFEDPTVVNLTAITALANLFCLKLGIGIREPEEDIDLGSSKPAQMLKIGPETAQQLLETFDKAFQEDKALFIS
- a CDS encoding sensor histidine kinase, giving the protein MKLNTKLVMIMLTMLIVATAMLFILNQVSQNDLVGEIQESSTVVSKAIQLSVEDLTSEVESSRLTEYLQQAKSKGVNEINIINNEGEIINSSDPAQVGKKREIKKLEKGLRASRRGGGGGSLKPYDLVVPVIVGDEQLGYVQVNLLLDNIRDIQHANFVRRLAATTIVFMMGMILIIYLARRYTRPIHRLAAGVKDVSGGDLSVTFQVGSGDEIGELAENLNEMVEKLREKEQLEKRLYEAEHLSKVGQLAAGIAHEIRNPLNYISLAIDHLKSEFLPSCPEKAQELDSIANNIKEEVRKANYMVLNFMNYGRPLKLRLQRVCYPELVDKAMQIMQDRLDERGIQVVREIPQDLPPMLADPELMRNCLCNFISNSTQAMPEGGKLTIGASMDPDSGLFRLTFSDEGTGIEPQDLEKVFQPYFTTKEAGIGLGLAITERIVREHGGSITVQSTKGEGTTFSVTLPAAAA